One Eubacteriales bacterium mix99 genomic window carries:
- a CDS encoding MBL fold metallo-hydrolase: protein MNPNRKVLIHYLYHSGFTVEYGDYFLVFDYYRQFSAAPDIRHEIAAHKRPLVFVSHSHPDHYNPIIFEWKDESPDLRYILSGEISRRGGEDRKRCIFMNPCESTEVGGVTISTYGSTDLGVSFLVEVNGLRIFHAGDLNWWCWAEESTAEELREEEEAFKREVSRLEGGKMDILFFPVDPRLGEYYWLGGSYMMEKFHPGLFVPMHFADHPEITRRFAEKMKGTGGRIAEITHPGQTFEYRIP from the coding sequence ATGAACCCGAACAGGAAGGTTCTGATTCATTACCTGTATCACAGTGGTTTTACGGTGGAGTACGGGGATTATTTTCTGGTATTTGATTATTACCGGCAGTTTTCCGCTGCACCGGATATCCGGCATGAAATCGCGGCGCATAAGCGGCCGCTGGTCTTTGTCAGTCACAGCCATCCGGATCATTACAATCCGATTATATTTGAATGGAAGGACGAAAGCCCCGATCTGCGATACATTTTGAGCGGGGAGATCAGCAGGCGGGGCGGAGAAGACCGGAAGCGGTGCATCTTCATGAATCCCTGCGAAAGCACCGAAGTGGGTGGAGTTACCATATCCACTTATGGCTCCACGGATCTCGGCGTTTCATTTTTGGTGGAGGTCAACGGCCTTCGGATCTTTCATGCAGGGGACTTGAACTGGTGGTGCTGGGCGGAGGAGTCCACGGCGGAGGAGCTCCGGGAAGAGGAAGAGGCGTTCAAGAGGGAAGTTTCCCGGCTGGAAGGGGGAAAAATGGATATCCTGTTTTTTCCGGTGGATCCCAGACTGGGAGAGTACTATTGGCTGGGCGGGAGCTATATGATGGAGAAATTTCATCCCGGTCTGTTTGTTCCCATGCATTTTGCGGACCATCCGGAGATTACCCGCCGGTTTGCGGAAAAAATGAAGGGAACCGGGGGAAGGATAGCAGAAATCACCCATCCCGGGCAGACCTTTGAATACCGGATTCCCTGA
- a CDS encoding glycoside hydrolase family 38 C-terminal domain-containing protein, with protein MKKSSSVCEPNPVEIIRVKPTPVIWKTGMQATKMTVRNSGSPFSAWVRVSLKNQPSCIVPAGRIASGSSVVTVPVTDTHEMLNPGETISLRLELFDEESCSGGAKAVYGTDKWERSRHWEFYLSQEMHTDLGYTMYPEDLKDTYAKYLDTVKEYMKNSDERAEDVQKYKYAIESGYMMGEAYMIKRNADQIREITDWIRDGRMVVGAGQFNFTLENMSTEGTARAAYYTNRFLVDKLGIQPGTTQRMFDNPAFSKSYVDAAVQAGILYGIHSMNPDRSPYHKKKLYDLFYMEGMDPAHKFLVFNGKSYSDNRGFGGSHWDIRGSVRDAERNLQQIMDTLESRTGRMRYPYDKFPLPLVPYADNREPMEEQILLANQLNKKWDDAGYAYPKITVAFPEQFFKDVVAEYGDFIPTESGTEENWWNDGWATTAFESGISKTAGNRIPVAETAASFASMYTGRKYPYMKIYEAVERNLIYNEHTWGCQEYNKSNPQYDRQFEWKRGHAFSAKVLAEEILGASLKALASDVATEGKAIYVYNPLNWTRNDVVALSDLSDLPPRFEIKDGDTSVSYRIQDGVLTFVAAGVPAMGYKIFRVVETAAAPDFKQKAITGSNFLENDAFRVTFAEDGTVSSILDKRNGNREMVENTPSVRFNQYQYYDDFGIPFSNMGADFGPDKWKRHSPGKESGHLEVTASAIGVAARLKTSTFRAGSIVQTVTLYNDIPRIDIVNEVEKESLPDLKSKEEAFYTFPFQTGKDYEIRYDLPVGNAAEGEQIYGTCTDWYTANKWVSVKDKKDHYTMVLAIPNTSLLQFGERRTGKWSFDYKSSGPILYSYVMNNMWQTNFQGDQPGYTRFCYSVSANEDSGTGESARFGWEISNPLQATVIAEAQTGKSADSGSLISIDKRNIQVSTIKASEANSDGMILRFAEIEGKHSENVSVSFPFRVSSVTETDIIENDKQLVSTDRTFSFGLPAYGMKTFRIRYGEIPAMVEGVHAVSTAAGSPGMTGNRSLSAPEGSDTPDQGKIQGTEITWKAADGALYYELFRSTDPNFVPGSGNYLSTAGDTAYFDAQVTGSMKRPYYYRVRAVAAGAKGSPSPAARQTVGEITDTVPPSAPILGAQPRESTRIDLYWTPSADNILLHHYEIYRNGEKIGQTENSYLTSYRDRDVRPDATYRYMVKAVDTSGNAAESNKVCVTTGIFTHS; from the coding sequence TTGAAAAAGTCTTCGTCTGTTTGTGAACCGAATCCGGTGGAGATCATCCGGGTCAAACCAACCCCGGTGATATGGAAGACGGGAATGCAGGCAACCAAAATGACGGTCCGGAACAGCGGGTCGCCATTTTCCGCATGGGTGCGGGTTTCCCTGAAGAATCAGCCGTCCTGTATTGTGCCGGCTGGAAGGATTGCTTCGGGCAGCAGCGTGGTAACGGTGCCGGTAACCGATACCCATGAAATGTTGAATCCCGGAGAAACGATCTCCCTGAGGCTGGAACTGTTCGATGAGGAATCCTGCAGCGGCGGTGCAAAGGCGGTCTATGGGACAGACAAATGGGAGCGCAGCCGCCACTGGGAGTTTTATCTGTCACAGGAAATGCATACGGATCTTGGGTACACCATGTATCCGGAGGATCTGAAAGATACCTATGCCAAATATCTGGATACGGTAAAGGAATACATGAAAAACTCCGATGAGCGTGCGGAGGATGTACAGAAATACAAATATGCCATAGAATCCGGCTATATGATGGGCGAAGCCTATATGATAAAACGAAATGCGGATCAGATCCGGGAGATTACGGATTGGATCCGGGACGGCCGTATGGTCGTAGGCGCCGGGCAGTTCAATTTTACCCTGGAGAATATGTCCACAGAAGGTACGGCGCGGGCGGCTTATTATACCAATCGATTCCTGGTGGATAAACTTGGAATTCAGCCGGGAACCACCCAGAGGATGTTTGATAATCCAGCTTTCAGCAAAAGCTATGTGGATGCTGCAGTGCAGGCAGGCATCCTGTATGGGATTCATTCCATGAACCCCGACCGTTCCCCGTATCACAAGAAAAAGCTGTATGATCTCTTTTATATGGAAGGAATGGATCCTGCCCATAAATTTCTGGTTTTCAATGGCAAATCCTACAGTGATAATCGCGGCTTCGGCGGATCCCACTGGGATATCCGCGGCAGCGTCCGGGATGCTGAAAGAAATCTGCAGCAAATAATGGATACCCTGGAAAGCCGCACCGGAAGGATGCGGTATCCCTATGACAAGTTTCCGTTGCCGCTGGTACCCTATGCTGACAACAGGGAACCCATGGAAGAACAGATCCTCCTCGCCAATCAGCTCAATAAAAAATGGGATGACGCCGGATATGCCTATCCAAAAATAACCGTGGCTTTCCCGGAGCAGTTCTTTAAGGATGTTGTGGCCGAGTACGGGGATTTCATTCCCACGGAATCGGGAACCGAGGAGAACTGGTGGAATGATGGCTGGGCAACAACGGCTTTCGAGTCCGGCATCAGCAAGACCGCGGGAAATCGGATTCCGGTTGCGGAGACTGCGGCATCCTTTGCATCCATGTACACAGGCAGGAAGTATCCCTACATGAAGATATATGAAGCCGTGGAGCGGAATCTGATCTATAACGAACATACCTGGGGCTGTCAGGAATACAACAAGAGCAATCCGCAGTATGACAGGCAGTTCGAATGGAAGCGCGGCCATGCGTTCAGCGCAAAGGTTTTGGCTGAAGAGATATTGGGGGCTTCCCTCAAGGCCCTGGCATCGGACGTGGCCACAGAGGGCAAGGCGATTTATGTCTATAACCCGCTTAACTGGACAAGAAATGATGTTGTTGCCCTTTCCGATCTGTCGGATCTGCCTCCCCGATTTGAGATCAAAGATGGGGACACATCCGTGTCCTACCGGATACAGGATGGTGTCCTGACCTTTGTTGCCGCCGGTGTTCCGGCCATGGGATACAAAATCTTTCGGGTTGTGGAGACGGCGGCAGCACCGGATTTCAAACAAAAAGCAATAACCGGAAGCAATTTTCTGGAGAATGATGCGTTCAGGGTGACCTTTGCGGAGGACGGGACTGTTTCAAGTATTCTTGACAAAAGGAATGGAAACCGGGAAATGGTGGAGAATACTCCTTCTGTCCGGTTTAACCAGTATCAATATTATGATGATTTTGGGATTCCTTTCTCCAATATGGGAGCGGATTTCGGCCCGGATAAATGGAAACGCCATTCGCCCGGGAAAGAATCCGGTCATCTTGAGGTGACTGCATCCGCAATCGGTGTTGCAGCCCGGCTGAAAACTTCCACCTTCCGTGCAGGATCAATTGTTCAGACGGTTACTCTGTACAATGATATTCCAAGAATCGACATTGTGAACGAGGTGGAAAAGGAATCCCTGCCCGATCTCAAATCAAAAGAGGAAGCTTTTTATACCTTCCCCTTCCAGACGGGAAAGGACTATGAGATCCGCTATGACCTTCCTGTCGGAAATGCGGCGGAGGGGGAACAGATTTACGGCACCTGCACGGACTGGTATACCGCCAATAAATGGGTCAGCGTAAAGGACAAAAAGGATCATTACACTATGGTCCTGGCAATTCCGAACACCTCCCTTCTGCAGTTCGGCGAAAGAAGAACCGGAAAATGGTCCTTTGATTACAAATCGTCCGGACCGATTCTCTACAGTTATGTCATGAACAATATGTGGCAGACAAACTTTCAGGGCGATCAGCCCGGCTATACCAGATTCTGTTACTCCGTTTCTGCCAATGAGGACTCCGGAACAGGGGAGAGCGCACGGTTTGGCTGGGAGATCAGCAATCCGCTGCAGGCGACTGTGATTGCAGAGGCACAGACAGGAAAAAGCGCTGATTCGGGCAGCCTGATTTCGATTGACAAGAGGAATATTCAGGTCAGTACGATAAAAGCGTCGGAAGCCAATTCGGACGGAATGATTCTTCGCTTTGCCGAAATAGAGGGAAAGCATTCCGAAAATGTCTCCGTTTCGTTTCCATTCCGCGTATCCTCCGTGACGGAAACGGATATTATTGAAAACGACAAACAGCTGGTTTCAACGGATCGCACCTTTTCCTTCGGACTTCCGGCATACGGCATGAAAACTTTTCGGATCCGCTACGGAGAGATCCCCGCTATGGTGGAGGGAGTCCATGCCGTTTCCACTGCAGCAGGCTCGCCGGGGATGACCGGGAACCGCAGTCTTTCCGCTCCGGAAGGATCTGATACCCCGGATCAGGGAAAGATTCAGGGAACAGAGATCACATGGAAGGCGGCAGACGGCGCGCTGTATTACGAGCTGTTTCGCAGTACGGATCCCAACTTTGTTCCGGGAAGCGGCAACTATCTTTCCACTGCCGGCGATACCGCATATTTTGATGCCCAGGTAACCGGCAGCATGAAGCGACCCTATTATTATCGGGTCCGGGCCGTTGCTGCCGGGGCCAAAGGGTCACCTTCGCCGGCCGCACGACAGACCGTCGGGGAGATTACGGATACGGTTCCTCCGTCGGCTCCGATATTGGGAGCTCAGCCGAGGGAAAGCACACGGATTGATTTGTACTGGACCCCTTCGGCCGACAATATTCTGCTCCATCACTATGAAATTTATCGAAACGGTGAAAAAATTGGGCAGACGGAGAATTCCTACCTTACCAGCTACCGGGACAGGGACGTGAGGCCGGATGCAACCTATCGCTATATGGTGAAGGCAGTGGATACCAGTGGGAATGCAGCGGAGAGCAATAAGGTCTGCGTTACAACAGGAATTTTCACCCATTCTTGA
- a CDS encoding LacI family DNA-binding transcriptional regulator has translation MQRKRASSKDVAREAGVSQATVSYVLNDVKNVKIRPETRQAVLDAVKKLNYHPSHIARGMKWNRSMSVGVITDRRITNYNFMETLEGIRDGLSQSNYSITLLFNKSDDSFNMEILDYYNTNRLDGVIFAFATVDELSREELNQNGVPYVIVDSHVSHARFHEIGTDHLCHLTDLTALFRKRGASRLAYTGPRWKCGTDFRLKAFEQAVQESGLHNLGCFLCPFRDDQIRDTVGEMLRSPERPDGIITGSPRFGFSVLKAAAEMGKRVPEDLMVASLGASAFYHLCHPAMTAVELPLYEMGRRSAAYLMDLLNDRPVEDTIILPSEIVMRASL, from the coding sequence ATGCAGAGGAAAAGAGCCTCCAGCAAGGATGTTGCAAGGGAAGCAGGCGTTTCCCAGGCGACGGTGTCCTATGTCCTGAACGATGTGAAAAATGTAAAAATCCGGCCGGAAACCAGACAGGCCGTACTGGATGCCGTAAAAAAGCTGAATTATCACCCAAGTCATATTGCCAGGGGAATGAAGTGGAACCGATCCATGTCGGTAGGGGTCATCACGGACCGCAGAATTACCAATTATAATTTTATGGAGACGCTGGAGGGGATCCGGGATGGCCTTTCCCAGTCCAATTATTCCATTACCCTGCTTTTTAACAAGTCGGACGACAGCTTCAATATGGAAATACTGGACTATTACAATACCAACCGATTGGATGGGGTGATTTTTGCCTTTGCCACGGTGGATGAACTGTCGAGGGAAGAACTGAATCAAAATGGTGTTCCTTATGTGATTGTGGATTCCCATGTTTCCCATGCCCGGTTTCACGAGATCGGTACAGATCATCTTTGCCATCTCACGGACCTGACGGCCCTGTTCCGGAAAAGAGGGGCGAGCCGGCTGGCCTATACCGGTCCCCGGTGGAAATGCGGGACCGATTTCCGGCTGAAAGCGTTTGAGCAGGCTGTACAGGAAAGCGGGCTTCATAACTTGGGCTGTTTTCTCTGCCCTTTTCGGGATGACCAGATCCGGGATACAGTAGGGGAAATGCTGCGTTCTCCGGAGCGCCCGGACGGGATTATTACCGGCAGCCCGCGTTTTGGCTTTTCCGTGCTGAAGGCAGCGGCGGAAATGGGCAAAAGGGTACCGGAAGACTTGATGGTTGCTTCTCTGGGTGCATCTGCCTTTTATCATTTATGTCATCCGGCCATGACGGCAGTGGAGCTCCCTTTGTATGAGATGGGGCGGCGCAGTGCGGCTTATCTGATGGATCTCCTGAATGACAGACCGGTGGAGGATACTATTATCCTTCCTTCGGAGATCGTCATGCGGGCTTCCTTATAA
- a CDS encoding FAD-dependent oxidoreductase: MKALIIGAGIAAVSAMKAIRKQDPDMEITVYGDEGYFPYRRLRLTKDISQGLLSDALLIQKESWYSENHIRFCKGTGATGLDPAGHRVILSDGTADEYSVLLLANGARSNVLPIKGIGRQGVYSLRTLPDASVILKQAKRSRRILIIGGGVLGLELAWSLNQMGKEVVVAEAQPRLMPKQLDEKASRILLNVVQSCGVSIHTDTRIKEITGDSFATGFRTDNDLQEPCDMVIHSTGIRPNIELVKGTGIRTNRGILVNSKMETNLADIYAAGDIAEFENRVAGLWNCASLQGEVAGSNMAGAERIYQAPAAATIMNAFRTSLFSIGQVEKSSYDAAITDFDCESNRYRKICFRGNRISGVVIIGSRKELPALKKAMEEQAGFRSDEQNRTVSEFMQFLQEQQQANKPMPQ; this comes from the coding sequence ATGAAAGCACTCATTATAGGTGCCGGCATTGCAGCCGTATCGGCGATGAAGGCCATCCGGAAGCAGGATCCGGATATGGAAATCACAGTCTACGGAGATGAGGGGTATTTTCCTTACCGGCGGCTTCGGCTGACCAAAGATATAAGCCAGGGGCTTTTGTCCGATGCCCTTTTGATTCAGAAGGAATCCTGGTATTCGGAAAATCACATACGATTTTGCAAAGGAACCGGAGCAACGGGGCTGGATCCCGCTGGGCACCGTGTTATTTTGTCCGACGGAACCGCAGACGAATATTCCGTCCTCCTGTTGGCAAACGGCGCAAGGAGCAACGTCCTTCCCATAAAGGGAATCGGCAGACAGGGGGTATATTCCCTGAGGACGCTTCCGGATGCCTCAGTCATTCTGAAGCAGGCAAAACGATCCCGCCGGATTCTGATCATCGGCGGCGGTGTGCTGGGCCTGGAACTGGCATGGAGCCTGAATCAAATGGGGAAGGAAGTTGTCGTGGCGGAAGCACAGCCCAGGCTTATGCCGAAGCAGCTGGACGAAAAGGCATCCCGGATCCTCCTGAATGTGGTGCAGTCCTGCGGGGTTTCCATACATACGGACACCCGGATAAAGGAGATCACGGGAGATTCCTTCGCAACAGGATTCCGGACGGACAACGATCTGCAGGAACCTTGTGATATGGTGATTCACTCCACGGGCATCCGTCCGAATATTGAGCTGGTGAAGGGAACCGGGATCCGGACCAACCGGGGAATTCTGGTAAACAGTAAAATGGAAACCAACCTTGCGGATATCTATGCAGCCGGGGATATTGCAGAATTCGAAAACCGCGTTGCCGGCTTATGGAACTGTGCTTCCCTGCAGGGAGAAGTGGCGGGCAGCAATATGGCGGGAGCAGAGAGGATCTATCAGGCGCCGGCGGCCGCCACAATCATGAATGCTTTCCGCACCTCTCTGTTTTCCATCGGGCAGGTGGAAAAGAGCAGCTATGATGCAGCCATTACGGATTTTGACTGCGAAAGCAATCGATATCGGAAGATCTGTTTTCGTGGAAATAGAATTTCCGGAGTGGTCATCATCGGGAGCCGAAAGGAACTTCCCGCTCTGAAAAAGGCCATGGAGGAACAGGCCGGGTTCCGTTCCGATGAGCAGAACAGGACCGTATCCGAATTTATGCAGTTTCTTCAGGAACAGCAGCAGGCAAACAAGCCGATGCCGCAATGA
- a CDS encoding DUF4093 domain-containing protein, with the protein MKRIRVPIREAIIVEGIYDKMKLEQLVDTVILPTNGFAIFQDKERMDVIRKLAEKRGIILLTDSDRAGFRIRSYIQSCLPKEQVRHAYIPEIAGREKRKITPGKEGLLGVEGVPDEVLLQALQNAGYRAAGKKGGRLITKQDLYRDGFTGKQDSHLLRSRLLKELGLPSRLSTNAMLDMLNALFGYEEYRTFLTAFFPG; encoded by the coding sequence ATGAAACGTATCAGGGTTCCGATTCGGGAAGCAATTATTGTGGAAGGCATTTACGATAAAATGAAACTGGAGCAGTTGGTGGATACGGTCATTCTTCCAACCAATGGGTTTGCCATATTTCAGGATAAGGAAAGGATGGATGTTATCCGGAAGCTGGCAGAAAAGAGAGGAATCATCCTCCTGACGGATTCCGACCGTGCCGGCTTCCGGATACGCAGTTACATTCAGTCCTGCCTTCCGAAAGAACAGGTCCGGCATGCCTATATTCCGGAAATTGCGGGCAGGGAAAAGCGAAAAATCACTCCCGGCAAGGAAGGATTGCTGGGAGTGGAGGGGGTTCCGGATGAGGTTCTCCTGCAGGCCCTGCAGAATGCCGGATATCGGGCAGCGGGAAAGAAGGGCGGAAGGCTCATCACAAAACAGGATCTCTATCGGGATGGATTCACCGGAAAGCAGGACAGCCATTTGCTGCGGTCCCGCCTCCTGAAGGAACTGGGCCTGCCTTCCCGGTTGTCCACCAATGCCATGCTGGATATGCTGAACGCCTTGTTCGGTTATGAAGAATACCGGACCTTTCTGACGGCTTTCTTTCCCGGCTGA